In a genomic window of Rhopalosiphum maidis isolate BTI-1 chromosome 4, ASM367621v3, whole genome shotgun sequence:
- the LOC113557113 gene encoding protein disconnected-like, with translation MSVTQKMFAYSGFMFVAVLAVFARAVPVPVSEEVQPAQYNQFVSTQVMADSANEPMLSMYRTVQVDPAAVRPVRSASPFLGIFGGYEKPYKSQQYHHHHHQEEYEPEYHHRPQHHKPQYHHHHQEPHHHHQEPHHHHQKPQHYGGGGAGSYASAGSFSGGHGGGHSQSGANSQSASFGFGPFQASYSASSAQSGSHSNRGFSNY, from the exons ATGTCTGTAACACAGAAAATGTTTGCCTACAGTGGCTTTATGTTCGTCGCCGTACTAGCGGTGTTTGCTAGAGCCGTACCTGTTCCGGTGTCCGAAGAAGTGCAAccag CCCAGTACAACCAGTTTGTGTCGACCCAAGTGATGGCTGATTCTGCAAACGAACCTATGTTGTCCATGTATCGAACTGTGCAAGTCGACCCCGCGGCGGTCAGGCCAGTCCGGTCAGCCAGTCCGTTCCTCGGCATCTTCGGTGGTTACGAAAAGCCGTACAAGTCCCAGCAATACCATCACCATCATCACCAGGAAGAGTACGAGCCTGAGTACCATCACAGGCCCCAACACCACAAGCCACagtaccaccaccaccaccaggAACCACACCATCACCACCAGGAACCACACCATCACCACCAGAAACCACAACATTACGGTGGTGGCGGTGCGGGAAGTTATGCATCGGCGGGAAGTTTCTCTGGAGGCCACGGTGGTGGCCACAGCCAGAGTGGAGCCAACAGTCAGTCCGCCAGTTTTGGGTTTGGTCCGTTCCAGGCCAGTTATTCGGCTAGTTCGGCGCAGTCGGGCAGCCATTCTAACCGAGG attTTCAAACTATTGA
- the LOC113559161 gene encoding uncharacterized protein LOC113559161 isoform X1 has translation MIDEIQTWWEIPSIVHFCKVFTLITKDISRIDINEFENAIEENSYLLTDMAIRFTKICGFYDPDTNEWWNKMKNNFQKRCILYNFKYSLDSATYFDDLTRKQKVETLYIYCHFVLDVKHIQIKISNKPDIWHMLNVKPLGYDLNKSVYWYFGNNKLYREDFENVCDLSTNLPVKDNFHRTIPYEPFPSGVFGSGKWNTICDNIDNWYSLADITEYSQNINIRYLHKEICNIIISLPKVKRKKSYYVYIKPNKPLKRICTRTLRSMDVMKIECYKLNTISSVDQDNQYSLNGMENQTQYKYNSSISRRNISRINLNVHHQNQNISNSKINDVRQIEKYNHKTPLKLQLQSGNVNVLNKYVNKIELDRVLRVNIQRFDQENVHHYNNLKRK, from the exons ATGATAGACG aaattcaaaCTTGGTGGGAGATACCAAGTATTGTGCATTTTTGTAAAGTTTTCACCCTTATCACTAAAGATATCAGTCGGATAGATATAAAT GAATTTGAAAATGCAATTGAAgagaattcatatttattgacTGATATGGCTATCCGATTTACCAAAATTTGTGGTTTTTATGATCCAGACACAAATGAATGGTGGAAtaagatgaaaaataattttcaaaaaagatgCATT ctctacaattttaaatattcactaGATTCAGCAAcatattttgatgatttaaCTCGTAAACAAAAAGTTGAAactctatacatatattgtcaTTTTGTTCTTGATGTTAagcatattcaaataaaaatatctaataaaccTGACATATGGCACATGTTAAATGTAAAACCACTAGGTTATGACCTAAATAAATCAGTATATTGGTATTTTGgtaacaacaaattatatagaGAAGACTTTGAGAATGTATGTGATTTATCTACTAACCTACCAGTAAAGGAT aATTTTCATAGAACAATTCCATATGAACCTTTTCCATCAGGAGTTTTTGGCTCAGGAAAATGGAATACAATAtgtgataatattgataattggtATTCATTAGCTGATATTACTGAATATAgtcaaaacataaatattagatatttacataaagaaatttgtaatattattataagtcttCCTAAAGTAAAGAGGAAAAAgtcttattatgtatatataaagccTAATAAGCCTTTAAAAAGGATTTGTACAAGAACTCTTCGATCCATGGATGTTATGAAAAttgaatgttataaattaaatacaatttctagTGTTGATCAGGACAATCAATACTCACTAAATGGTATGGAAAACCAAacccaatataaatataattcatccaTTTCTCGAAGAAATATATCTAGAATTAATCTAAATGTACATCatcaaaaccaaaatatttcaaactcaaaaataaatgatgttaggcaaatagaaaaatataaccatAAAACACCATTAAAATTACAGTTACAAAGTGGTAATGTAAATGtgctaaataaatatgtaaacaaaataGAGTTAGACAGAGTACTCCGTGTAAACATTCAACGCTTTGATCAAGAAAATgttcatcattataataacttaaagcGTAAATAA
- the LOC113559161 gene encoding uncharacterized protein LOC113559161 isoform X2 gives MAIRFTKICGFYDPDTNEWWNKMKNNFQKRCILYNFKYSLDSATYFDDLTRKQKVETLYIYCHFVLDVKHIQIKISNKPDIWHMLNVKPLGYDLNKSVYWYFGNNKLYREDFENVCDLSTNLPVKDNFHRTIPYEPFPSGVFGSGKWNTICDNIDNWYSLADITEYSQNINIRYLHKEICNIIISLPKVKRKKSYYVYIKPNKPLKRICTRTLRSMDVMKIECYKLNTISSVDQDNQYSLNGMENQTQYKYNSSISRRNISRINLNVHHQNQNISNSKINDVRQIEKYNHKTPLKLQLQSGNVNVLNKYVNKIELDRVLRVNIQRFDQENVHHYNNLKRK, from the exons ATGGCTATCCGATTTACCAAAATTTGTGGTTTTTATGATCCAGACACAAATGAATGGTGGAAtaagatgaaaaataattttcaaaaaagatgCATT ctctacaattttaaatattcactaGATTCAGCAAcatattttgatgatttaaCTCGTAAACAAAAAGTTGAAactctatacatatattgtcaTTTTGTTCTTGATGTTAagcatattcaaataaaaatatctaataaaccTGACATATGGCACATGTTAAATGTAAAACCACTAGGTTATGACCTAAATAAATCAGTATATTGGTATTTTGgtaacaacaaattatatagaGAAGACTTTGAGAATGTATGTGATTTATCTACTAACCTACCAGTAAAGGAT aATTTTCATAGAACAATTCCATATGAACCTTTTCCATCAGGAGTTTTTGGCTCAGGAAAATGGAATACAATAtgtgataatattgataattggtATTCATTAGCTGATATTACTGAATATAgtcaaaacataaatattagatatttacataaagaaatttgtaatattattataagtcttCCTAAAGTAAAGAGGAAAAAgtcttattatgtatatataaagccTAATAAGCCTTTAAAAAGGATTTGTACAAGAACTCTTCGATCCATGGATGTTATGAAAAttgaatgttataaattaaatacaatttctagTGTTGATCAGGACAATCAATACTCACTAAATGGTATGGAAAACCAAacccaatataaatataattcatccaTTTCTCGAAGAAATATATCTAGAATTAATCTAAATGTACATCatcaaaaccaaaatatttcaaactcaaaaataaatgatgttaggcaaatagaaaaatataaccatAAAACACCATTAAAATTACAGTTACAAAGTGGTAATGTAAATGtgctaaataaatatgtaaacaaaataGAGTTAGACAGAGTACTCCGTGTAAACATTCAACGCTTTGATCAAGAAAATgttcatcattataataacttaaagcGTAAATAA